A region from the Rosa rugosa chromosome 6, drRosRugo1.1, whole genome shotgun sequence genome encodes:
- the LOC133716378 gene encoding disease resistance protein Roq1-like, giving the protein MIGGNDDWTAISGGCPIDKILVVSTSSSSSSGLGYDVFLSFRGEDTRKNFTDHLYTALVNARFRTFRDDPELERGENIKEKLENAIRQSRSSVIVFSKDYTSSRWCLDELVMILELKRTSDHVVLPVFYDVDPSHVRKQAETLSKVPKYQENQSSEKLNGWRAALLEVADLAGMVLQNEADGHESKFIQKIVTVIQDKLGCVPLSDFHQKVT; this is encoded by the exons ATGATTGGTGGCAATGATGATTGGACAGCAATCAG TGGAGGGTGTCCTATagacaaaattctagtagtgtctacttcttcttcttcttcttctggacTTGGTTATGACGTCTTCCTGAGCTTTAGAGGTGAAGACACCCGAAAGAACTTCACTGATCACCTCTACACGGCCCTTGTCAACGCCCGATTTCGGACTTTCCGGGATGACCCTGAACTCGAGAGAGGGGAAAATATCAAGGAAAAGCTCGAGAATGCCATTCGACAGTCGCGGAGTTCTGTCATTGTGTTTTCGAAAGACTACACTTCTTCCAGATGGTGTCTGGACGAGCTTGTCATGATCCTTGAACTCAAGAGGACCTCCGATCACGTTGTGTTACCGGTCTTCTACGACGTCGATCCATCCCACGTGAGGAAGCAGGCAGAAACTCTTTCAAAGGTTCCTAAATACCAAGAAAATCAATCCTCGGAGAAGTTGAATGGATGGCGGGCAGCACTTCTAGAAGTTGCAGATCTAGCTGGAATGGTTTTACAAAATGAAGCCGACGG GCATGAGTCAAAGTTCATCCAAAAGATCGTTACAGTGATTCAAGACAAGCTAGGTTGTGTGCCCCTAAGTGACTTTCATCAAAAGGTTACCTGA
- the LOC133714162 gene encoding uncharacterized protein LOC133714162 has translation MVGPKTHLLPLLLLLLFLSALSFFSYHHSSLLISLSSPNPNPNPNLNLTLHPQIPNFTFIIKVLAYNRLDSLSRCLRSLAAADYLSDRVHLHLHIDHFPLSDAADADRKLQESRRILDLVDGFEWKFGDKVVHYRTQNAGLQAQWLEAWWPSSDHEFAFVVEDDLEVSPLYYKFLKSLIVNYYYNASNSRPYIYGASLQRPRFVPGKHGNKLQLDDGTRLFLYQLVGTWGQLLFPKPWKEFRLWYDKHKAKGIKPILNGMVTTGWYKKMGEKIWTPWFIKFIHTRGYFNIYTNFLHERALSASHRDAGVNYGKTAGPDSHILDESSLDLKFWDMQPLSDLKWYDFCFREIFPERVVVSLDELGSILDSVQKHNTIIVVSLFGAKEMVIRNLLCHFETLNMLNYVLIGPESELLFDLARRGHPVIAANRFLDSVGAHKLISMKHFHVHMINEILVKVYVLQKCLQSGYSSWVVDGNMLPVSRDAFVESDHSYDFYIEILEQKKGVRVKNLDETSFGVRIDNSRVNQSLGDGKQVAFWSHDMASDLVQQRLQELGVWSVDDDFSCKAVICHQS, from the exons ATGGTGGGACCCAAAACACACTTGCTTCCACtcctgctcctcctcctcttcctctccgccctctccttcttctccTACCACCACTCCTCCCTCCTAATCTCACTTTCaagccctaaccctaaccctaaccctaaccttAATCTCACTCTCCACCCCCAAATTCCCAATTTCACCTTCATCATCAAGGTCCTCGCCTACAACCGCCTCGACTCCCTCTCCCGCTGCCTCCGCTCCCTCGCCGCCGCCGACTACCTCTCCGACCGcgtccacctccacctccacatTGACCATTTCCCCCTCTCCGACGCCGCCGACGCCGATCGCAAGCTGCAGGAGTCGCGTCGCATTCTGGACTTGGTCGATGGATTCGAGTGGAAGTTCGGCGACAAGGTCGTGCATTACCGGACTCAGAACGCGGGCCTCCAGGCCCAGTGGCTCGAGGCCTGGTGGCCCAGCTCCGATCACGAGTTCGCGTTCGTCGTGGAAGATGACTTGGAGGTGTCGCCGCTCTATTACAAGTTTCTCAAGAGTCTGATTGTGAATTACTATTACAACGCCTCCAATTCTCGTCCTTACATCTATGGAGCTTCGCTTCAGCGACCAAGGTTTGTTCCAG GTAAACACGGGAACAAACTACAATTGGATGACGGAACACGACTCTTTTTGTACCAACTGGTTGGCACTTGGGGTCAGCTTCTGTTTCCTAAACCTTGGAAAGAGTTCAGGTTGTGGTACGACAAACACAAGGCCAAGGGCATTAAGCCAATCCTCAATGGCATg GTAACAACTGGGTGGTATAAaaagatgggagagaagatatGGACACCTTGGTTCATTAAATTCATTCATACTCGTGGCTATTTTAATATCTACACCAACTTTTTACATGAAAGAGCGCTTAGTGCCTCTCACAGAGATGCTGGTGTCAATTATGGGAAGACAGCTGGGCCTGATTCACATATATTGGATGAAAGTTCTCTTGATTTGAAGTTTTGGGATATGCAACCGTTGAGTGATCTCAAGTGGTATGATTTTTGTTTCAGAGAAATATTTCCTGAAAGAGTTGTTGTGAGCCTTGATGAACTTGGGTCCATTCTTGATTCTGTGCAGAAACACAACACCATTATTGTTGTTAGCCTGTTTGGGGCTAAAGAGATGGTAATAAGAAACCTACTCTGCCACTTTGAGACTCTAAATATGCTGAATTATGTACTTATTGGCCCCGAGTCTGAACTCTTGTTCGATCTGGCAAGAAGAGGACATCCAGTGATCGCTGCGAACCGCTTTCTGGACAGTGTAGGAGCACATAAATTGATTTCTATGAAGCATTTTCATGTGCACATGATCAATGAAATATTAGTCAAGGTCTATGTATTACAGAAGTGTTTACAATCTGGGTACAGTTCCTGGGTGGTGGATGGGAACATGCTTCCAGTCAGCAGAGATGCATTTGTCGAGTCTGATCACTCGTATGATTTCTATATAG AGATTTTGGAACAGAAAAAAGGTGTGAGGGTGAAGAATCTTGATGAGACAAGCTTTGGTGTTAGGATCGATAACAGTAGGGTCAATCAATCTTTAGGTGATGGAAAGCAGGTGGCTTTCTGGTCACATGATATGGCTTCAGATTTAGTTCAACAACGGCTTCAGGAACTGGGTGTTTGGTCTGTGGATGACGACTTTTCTTGTAAGGCTGTTATTTGTCACCAATCATAA
- the LOC133714163 gene encoding uncharacterized protein LOC133714163 has product MRKKLDTRFPAARIKKIMQTDEDVGKIALAVPLLVSKALELFLQDLCDRTYDITLKRGAKTMNSLHLKQCVKTFSVFDFLKDIVSKVPDLGGSDAVGEECPVAKRRKVAADDEDTESDDETKRGKMMNDAGNTVGSGRGRGRGRGRGRKAVADDEDTDTDDESKTSLMVHDAGNTIGSGRGRGRGRGRPRGRPRGSRTAGREISAANEKYEDDLDVDKHEDKLDEPLELLDDATEHKGSKENASGGNSAETAARNFDLNVDLNENEDSATTSAAVPVPVPAPAPVSVPVPVPANQSSQFTPDMKHVEFLGWPLTGMEKMAIDPMQLANLTRRIDEEEEDYDED; this is encoded by the coding sequence ATGAGGAAGAAGCTTGATACTCGTTTCCCCGCGGCTCGAATTAAGAAGATTATGCAAACCGATGAGGATGTTGGGAAGATAGCTTTGGCTGTGCCTCTCCTGGTTTCGAAAGCCTTGGAACTGTTTCTGCAGGATTTATGTGACCGGACTTATGACATAACCCTCAAGAGGGGAGCCAAGACCATGAATTCTCTGCATTTGAAACAGTGTGTCAAGACCTTCAGTGTTTTTGATTTCTTGAAGGATATTGTCAGTAAGGTTCCTGATCTAGGGGGCTCGGATGCTGTTGGGGAGGAATGTCCGGTTGCAAAGAGGAGGAAAGTGGCTGCCGATGATGAAGACACTGAGAGTGATGATGAGACCAAGAGGGGTAAGATGATGAATGATGCTGGTAATACTGTTGGAAGTGGCAGAGGAAGGGGTAGAGGCAGAGGGAGGGGGAGGAAAGCGGTTGCCGATGATGAAGACACTGATACTGATGATGAGTCCAAGACGAGTCTGATGGTGCATGATGCTGGTAACACCATTGGAAGtggcagaggaagaggaaggggTAGGGGCAGGCCTAGAGGTCGCCCACGTGGTAGTCGGACAGCAGGGAGGGAGATAAGTGCAGCTAATGAGAAATATGAAGATGATTTGGACGTTGATAAGCATGAGGACAAGCTTGATGAGCCCCTTGAGTTGCTGGATGATGCAACAGAGCATAAAGGGTCAAAGGAAAACGCTTCCGGTGGCAATAGTGCAGAAACAGCAGCTCGCAATTTTGATCTGAATGTGGACTTGAATGAAAATGAGGATTCAGCAACTACATCAGCCGCTGTTCCTGTTCCTGTTCCAGCTCCTGCTCCTGTTTCTGTACCTGTTCCTGTTCCTGCTAATCAATCATCACAGTTCACGCCTGATATGAAGCATGTGGAATTTCTAGGTTGGCCTTTGACAGGCATGGAAAAGATGGCCATTGATCCCATGCAACTTGCCAATTTGACTAGGAGGAtagatgaggaagaggaagattaTGATGAAGATTAA
- the LOC133714842 gene encoding probable calcium-binding protein CML27: MEEVQKVFNKFDENGDGLISCDELKNVLCELGCEVKSEGVQAVMSEFDKDGDDHIDLEEFTKLMNGSASSKDIRDAFDVFDLDKNGLISASELHEVLNRLGLGQKCSVGECATMITKFDADGDGFVNFQEFKNMMNRS, translated from the coding sequence ATGGAAGAGGTACAGAAGGTCTTCAACAAGTTCGACGAGAATGGTGACGGACTCATCTCTTGCGATGAGCTCAAGAACGTTTTGTGTGAGCTGGGGTGTGAGGTGAAGTCGGAGGGAGTGCAGGCTGTGATGTCCGAGTTCGACAAGGACGGCGACGACCACATCGACCTGGAGGAGTTCACAAAACTCATGAATGGATCTGCGTCAAGCAAGGATATCCGTGACGCCTTCGATGTCTTCGATCTCGACAAGAACGGCCTGATCTCGGCTAGTGAACTTCATGAGGTGCTCAACCGCTTAGGCTTAGGGCAGAAGTGCTCCGTCGGGGAATGTGCCACCATGATCACCAAATTTGACGCCGATGGAGATGGCTTCGTTAACTTTCAAGAGTTCAAGAATATGATGAACCGCTCTTGA